Proteins encoded together in one Planctomycetaceae bacterium window:
- a CDS encoding phosphoketolase family protein has protein sequence MNTPLSENELNAINAYWRAANYLAVGQIYLYDNPLLKEPLKIDHIKPRLLGHWGTTPGLNFIYVHLNRIIKKYDLDMIYIAGPGHGGPAMAANTYLEGTYTEFYPGISQDAEGMKKFFRQFSFPGGIPSHAAPDIPGSIHEGGELGYSVSHAFGAAFDNPDLIVAAVVGDGEAETGPLATAWHSNKFLNPVTDGAVLPILHLNGYKIANPTVLARIPQQELDDLFRGYGYKPYLVEGSEPTEMHQKMAETLDTITSEIKEIQHNARNNNKTERPTWPMIIFKTPKGWTGPKEVDGKKTEGSWRSHQVPFSQMSEKPEHVTLLENWMKSYKQWELFDDNGKFKAEFAELAPKGNRRMGANPHANGGLLLKDLRMPDFRDYAVNINEPGSMRAESTRVLGYLLRDIMKLNSENKNFRVFGPDETASNRLDALFEVTGRTWMGQTLPEDDEKLSAAGRVMEILSEHTCQGWLEAYLLTGRHGFFSCYEAFIHLIDSMFNQHAKWLKVTRDEIPWRRPVASLNYLLTSHVWRQDHNGFSHQDPGFIDHVVNKKADVVRVYFPPDANTLLSVADHCLRSRNYINVIVAGKQPELQWLNMDQAVKHCTYGIGIWEWASTDRGTEPDVVMACAGDVPTVETMAAVKILRQYAPDLKIRVVNIVDLMTLQPNEEHPHGLTNKDFDGIFTADKPVIFAYHGYPMLIHRLTYRRTNHKNIHVRGYKEEGTTTTPFDMLVRNDLDRFHLAIDAFDRVPKLANIAAYAKQELQYKIIDHKNYILKHGIDMPEIRDWKWKD, from the coding sequence ATGAACACGCCGCTTTCCGAAAACGAATTAAACGCAATAAACGCATACTGGCGGGCAGCAAATTATCTTGCAGTCGGACAAATCTATTTATATGACAACCCCCTGCTTAAAGAACCGCTGAAAATCGACCACATCAAGCCTCGCCTGCTCGGCCATTGGGGAACAACACCGGGTCTTAATTTTATCTATGTTCACCTCAACCGCATTATCAAAAAATACGACCTTGATATGATTTATATCGCCGGCCCCGGCCACGGAGGCCCTGCTATGGCGGCCAACACGTATCTGGAAGGAACATACACTGAATTCTATCCGGGCATTTCGCAGGACGCTGAAGGAATGAAAAAATTCTTCAGGCAGTTCTCTTTCCCCGGCGGAATACCCTCGCACGCAGCGCCTGACATTCCAGGCTCAATTCACGAAGGCGGCGAATTAGGCTATTCTGTCTCGCACGCATTCGGAGCGGCTTTCGATAATCCCGATTTGATTGTCGCAGCAGTTGTCGGCGACGGCGAAGCTGAAACCGGCCCCCTTGCGACCGCGTGGCATTCGAATAAATTTCTTAATCCTGTTACTGACGGAGCCGTTCTGCCGATTCTGCATTTAAACGGTTATAAAATCGCCAATCCAACTGTTCTGGCAAGAATCCCGCAGCAGGAATTAGACGATTTATTCAGGGGTTACGGCTACAAACCATATCTCGTTGAAGGCAGCGAACCGACAGAGATGCACCAAAAAATGGCGGAAACGCTCGATACGATAACTTCAGAAATAAAAGAAATTCAGCACAACGCTCGCAACAACAATAAGACGGAACGCCCAACTTGGCCGATGATAATTTTTAAAACTCCAAAGGGCTGGACTGGCCCAAAGGAAGTTGACGGTAAAAAAACCGAAGGCTCATGGCGCTCGCATCAGGTGCCCTTCTCACAAATGTCGGAAAAACCGGAGCATGTTACATTACTTGAAAACTGGATGAAGAGCTACAAGCAGTGGGAACTTTTCGACGATAACGGTAAATTCAAGGCTGAATTCGCAGAACTTGCGCCAAAAGGCAACCGCAGAATGGGGGCTAATCCGCACGCCAACGGCGGACTGCTGCTGAAAGATTTAAGAATGCCCGATTTCCGCGATTATGCGGTCAATATCAACGAGCCGGGAAGTATGAGAGCCGAATCGACCAGAGTGCTCGGGTATCTCCTGCGCGATATAATGAAACTCAACAGCGAAAATAAAAATTTCAGAGTATTCGGCCCTGATGAAACCGCGTCTAACAGACTCGATGCGTTATTTGAAGTTACAGGCCGAACGTGGATGGGGCAAACACTGCCCGAAGACGATGAAAAACTCTCGGCGGCCGGCAGAGTAATGGAAATTCTTAGCGAACATACCTGTCAGGGCTGGCTTGAAGCATATCTGCTGACCGGTAGACACGGCTTCTTCTCCTGCTACGAAGCGTTTATTCATCTTATTGACTCAATGTTCAATCAGCACGCAAAATGGCTCAAAGTTACGCGGGACGAAATCCCGTGGCGGCGGCCGGTTGCTTCGCTGAATTATCTTTTGACTTCGCACGTCTGGCGGCAGGATCATAATGGTTTTAGCCATCAGGACCCGGGCTTTATAGACCACGTCGTAAATAAAAAAGCCGACGTTGTGCGAGTTTATTTCCCGCCGGATGCCAATACCCTGCTGTCCGTTGCCGACCACTGCCTGCGGAGCAGAAATTACATCAACGTTATCGTCGCCGGCAAACAGCCGGAACTCCAATGGCTGAATATGGATCAGGCTGTTAAGCATTGCACGTATGGAATCGGTATCTGGGAATGGGCAAGCACAGACAGGGGAACTGAACCGGATGTCGTAATGGCCTGTGCCGGCGATGTACCGACGGTTGAGACGATGGCAGCCGTGAAAATTCTGCGGCAATATGCGCCGGATTTAAAAATCAGAGTCGTCAACATTGTCGATTTAATGACGCTTCAGCCGAACGAGGAACATCCGCACGGCCTGACAAATAAAGATTTCGACGGCATATTTACCGCTGATAAACCTGTTATCTTCGCTTATCACGGCTATCCGATGCTTATACATCGTTTGACGTACCGACGAACAAACCATAAAAATATCCACGTCAGGGGCTACAAGGAAGAAGGTACAACAACAACGCCTTTCGATATGCTCGTACGAAACGATCTGGATAGATTCCATCTTGCGATAGACGCTTTTGACAGAGTGCCAAAACTGGCCAATATCGCCGCTTACGCCAAACAGGAACTACAGTACAAAATAATCGACCATAAAAATTATATTTTAAAGCATGGTATCGATATGCCTGAAATCAGAGATTGGAAATGGAAGGACTAA
- the malQ gene encoding 4-alpha-glucanotransferase: protein MKNKASGILLHITSLPSRFGIGDFGPQAFKFADFLQKSGQTYWQILPLTPPNRFKDWSPYDSLSAFAGNTMLISPEFLYKAGLLNKADISNPPAFSKNRVEFKKVFSYKSKLFDKAFNKFKSHSDKKDFKKFCRGNKYWLDDYSVFAAMTEEYKTSDWAKWSEKTTDDKIKQCVEKEKFLQYLFFKQWFALKEYCNVRGIKIIGDIPIYVAYQSADVWAHRDIFKLRNKKPIFKAGVPPDYFSKTGQLWGNPIYDWARIKKTNYQWPMQRFGQNLKLFDVVRIDHFRGLVKYWQIPGKDKTAINGKWMPGPGEDFFNTLFKNFPNADLIVEDLGHITKDVKALIKKLNLTGMKVLQFAFDDNKGKSEHLPSNYTENSVVYTGTHDNNTIRGWFTNEAEAKKKKNLFRYLGKRVPIGELNWELIGRTMASAARVAIFPVQDILNLGQQSRMNNPAKRQGNWRWRLKDGLLTAEISRKLSQMTQLYRRG, encoded by the coding sequence GTGAAAAACAAAGCAAGCGGGATATTACTGCATATCACTTCACTGCCGAGCAGGTTCGGAATCGGCGATTTCGGCCCGCAGGCTTTTAAATTCGCAGATTTTTTACAAAAAAGCGGCCAAACTTACTGGCAGATTCTGCCTCTTACGCCTCCGAACAGATTCAAAGACTGGTCGCCTTATGATTCGCTTTCAGCTTTTGCGGGCAACACGATGCTTATCAGTCCGGAATTTTTGTACAAAGCCGGTTTGTTGAATAAAGCCGATATAAGCAATCCGCCGGCCTTTTCGAAAAATCGCGTGGAATTTAAAAAAGTCTTCAGTTACAAATCAAAACTTTTCGATAAAGCATTTAATAAATTCAAATCACATTCTGATAAAAAAGATTTTAAAAAATTCTGCCGTGGAAATAAATACTGGCTTGATGATTATTCTGTTTTTGCCGCGATGACGGAGGAATACAAAACTTCTGACTGGGCGAAATGGTCTGAAAAAACAACAGACGACAAAATAAAACAATGTGTAGAAAAAGAAAAATTCCTGCAATACTTGTTTTTCAAGCAATGGTTTGCGCTGAAAGAATATTGTAATGTTCGCGGAATAAAAATCATTGGCGATATTCCGATTTATGTCGCATATCAAAGTGCGGATGTATGGGCGCATCGGGATATTTTCAAACTGCGAAATAAAAAGCCGATTTTTAAAGCCGGCGTTCCGCCTGATTATTTCAGCAAAACAGGGCAGTTATGGGGTAATCCAATTTATGATTGGGCGAGAATAAAAAAGACAAATTACCAATGGCCGATGCAGCGATTCGGGCAAAATCTGAAATTATTTGATGTGGTTCGCATAGACCATTTCCGCGGGCTTGTAAAATACTGGCAAATTCCAGGAAAAGATAAAACCGCAATAAACGGTAAATGGATGCCGGGGCCGGGCGAGGACTTTTTTAATACGCTGTTTAAAAATTTTCCAAACGCTGATTTAATCGTTGAAGATTTGGGGCATATCACTAAAGACGTCAAGGCGTTGATAAAAAAGCTGAATTTGACAGGTATGAAAGTTTTGCAGTTTGCTTTTGATGATAACAAAGGCAAAAGCGAACATCTGCCGAGTAATTATACTGAAAACAGCGTAGTTTATACCGGTACGCACGACAATAACACGATTCGCGGCTGGTTTACAAATGAAGCAGAGGCGAAAAAGAAGAAAAATCTTTTCAGATATCTCGGCAAAAGGGTGCCTATTGGTGAATTGAACTGGGAATTAATCGGGCGGACAATGGCCTCTGCCGCCAGAGTTGCGATTTTTCCTGTGCAGGATATTTTGAATCTTGGACAGCAAAGCCGAATGAACAATCCCGCAAAAAGGCAGGGCAATTGGCGATGGCGATTAAAAGACGGATTGCTCACCGCCGAAATATCGCGCAAGCTCTCGCAAATGACGCAACTTTATAGACGCGGATAA
- a CDS encoding response regulator, whose product MADKKFVILAIDDDPDVLNGLRIILEASGMEMVQAYSAEDGLKKYKESKPDFILVDLMMEEVDAGLNFVKEIRLLNNKAPIYMLSSVGDSLSQNTDYSELGLSGVLQKPVNAKSLLNIIHTKMNL is encoded by the coding sequence ATGGCAGACAAGAAATTTGTGATTCTTGCGATTGATGACGACCCTGATGTGCTTAATGGTTTGAGAATTATTCTTGAGGCAAGTGGGATGGAAATGGTTCAGGCATATTCTGCGGAGGATGGTCTGAAAAAATATAAGGAATCAAAACCTGATTTTATTCTTGTCGATTTAATGATGGAGGAAGTTGACGCGGGATTGAATTTTGTAAAGGAAATCAGACTGCTGAACAACAAGGCGCCGATTTATATGCTTTCAAGTGTCGGCGACAGTTTGAGTCAGAACACAGACTATTCAGAATTGGGATTAAGCGGCGTACTTCAAAAACCGGTCAATGCCAAATCACTTCTAAATATAATACATACCAAAATGAATTTATAA